Proteins encoded by one window of Macaca mulatta isolate MMU2019108-1 chromosome 10, T2T-MMU8v2.0, whole genome shotgun sequence:
- the LOC114670541 gene encoding small ribosomal subunit protein eS10-like produces the protein MLMPKKRLAIYELLFKEEVTVVKKDVHLPKHLELADKNNVLNVHVMKAMQSFKSGGYYMKEQFAWRHFYWYLINEGIQYLRDYLHLPPEIVPATLHCSRPGTGRPSPKGLEGERPARLTRGEADRDTYRGSAVPPGADKKAQAGTGSTTEFQFTGGFGRGRSQPPQ, from the exons ATGCTTATGCCTAAGAAGAGGCTTGCCATTTATGAACTCCTTTTTAAGGAGGAAGTCACCGTGGTCAAGAAGGATGTCCACCTGCCTAAGCACCTGGAACTGGCAGATAAGAAT aatgtgctcAACGTTCATGTCATGAAGGCCATGCAGTCTTTCAAGTCCGGAGGCTACTACATGAAGGAACAGTTTGCCTGGAGACATTTCTACTGGTACCTTATCAATGAGGGTATCCAGTATCTTCGTGATTATCTTCATCTGCCCCCGGAGATTGTGCCTGCCACCCTACACTGCAGCCGTCCAGGGACTGGCAGGCCTAGTCCTAAAGGTCTGGAGGGTGAGCGACCTGCAAGACTCACAAGAGGGGAAGCCGACAGAGATACATACAGAGGGAGTGCTGTGCCTCCTGGTGCTGACAAGAAAGCCCAGGCTGGGACTGGGTCAACAACCGAATTCCAGTTTACAGGCGGATTTGGTCGTGGACGCAGTCAGCCACCTCAGTAA